From a region of the Methanomassiliicoccales archaeon genome:
- a CDS encoding ABC transporter ATP-binding protein, whose amino-acid sequence MPTVELRNVTMKWGRVTAAEDVNLRIEDREYVTILGPSGCGKTTLVKIIAGIFEPSSGEVFIDGKNMRGVPIEERDIGYVFQNIALFPHLDVYDNVAYGLRVKGADQEELEKIPRQYLDLVKLLDKMKMFPPSLCGGEQQKVSLARALSTGAKLLLLDEPLSALDARVRVDLRYELRRLVKSLGLTALHVTHDQEEAMSVSDRIVVMRSGRIVEIGTPMKIYTRPQNIFTANFIGETNLLEGWVTRTCENETEVELRDGTAIVASSSDFREGDAVVVSIRPENLFSSEHGIEAVITDMRYIGTFIRVIAKARTEETIEFDIPTSKKREYNIGDEIHLSFEKDSALVFARGPGGIEEAISLE is encoded by the coding sequence AATTTGAGGATTGAGGACAGGGAATATGTGACGATCCTTGGCCCTTCTGGATGTGGTAAGACAACACTCGTGAAAATCATCGCAGGCATCTTCGAACCCAGTTCCGGTGAGGTGTTCATTGACGGCAAGAATATGAGGGGCGTACCAATAGAAGAACGCGATATTGGATACGTCTTCCAGAACATCGCTCTTTTCCCGCATCTCGATGTTTATGACAATGTCGCTTACGGTCTCAGGGTCAAGGGTGCCGATCAAGAGGAACTGGAAAAAATACCGCGGCAGTATCTCGATCTTGTCAAGTTGCTCGACAAGATGAAGATGTTCCCTCCTTCCCTCTGTGGTGGGGAGCAACAAAAAGTTTCGCTTGCACGCGCCCTGTCAACAGGTGCGAAACTCCTCCTTCTTGACGAACCGCTTTCTGCGCTTGATGCAAGGGTTAGGGTTGACTTAAGATATGAACTCAGAAGACTCGTCAAGTCCCTCGGTCTCACGGCACTTCATGTAACTCACGACCAGGAAGAGGCGATGAGTGTTTCAGACAGAATTGTGGTCATGAGAAGCGGGAGAATCGTTGAAATCGGAACGCCGATGAAAATTTATACAAGACCACAGAATATTTTCACGGCCAATTTCATTGGAGAAACGAATTTGCTTGAAGGCTGGGTAACACGTACTTGTGAAAACGAGACGGAGGTTGAATTGAGAGACGGAACGGCGATTGTTGCCTCTTCTTCAGATTTCAGGGAGGGGGATGCTGTCGTTGTCTCAATCAGACCGGAGAATCTCTTTTCGTCTGAACACGGGATCGAGGCGGTCATTACCGATATGAGATATATTGGCACCTTTATTCGTGTGATTGCCAAGGCAAGAACGGAGGAAACCATTGAATTTGACATCCCGACGTCGAAAAAACGTGAATATAATATTGGGGATGAAATTCATTTATCATTCGAAAAGGACTCGGCGCTCGTGTTCGCGAGAGGCCCGGGCGGGATCGAGGAGGCGATAAGTCTTGAGTGA